In Pseudomonas sp. PDM14, a genomic segment contains:
- a CDS encoding DUF2804 domain-containing protein: protein MNSFTHAAAPPSPQPLCTGRGRLDPKAVGWSPRPQVNCALPGNIGRRKRWNHWCITTPHWMLTLTFANLDYISYGAAHFLDLDTGKLTSHTQLLSFGRGCHLPDSALESHEFSHERLQLKAHDNGSAVRLTAIAPDIGNPPLQVALDILRPAHLDSVNLVCPMAGNSFHATSRQLGLPVSGTLQLDGRQYQCPPGQSFASLDFGRGVWPLRSHWTRAAFSAPGGIAGNFGSGWTDHSGLSENALWFGGELRHLETAVDIIQNPQGPLAPWRVSMPDEQVELTFTPRQHHQARPTFGPFFADTRQWFGSFDGVLRGPRGEKVPVASAVGWLGCTQARW, encoded by the coding sequence ATGAACAGCTTCACTCACGCGGCAGCACCGCCCTCCCCGCAGCCTCTCTGCACCGGCAGAGGCCGGCTCGACCCAAAGGCGGTCGGCTGGTCGCCACGTCCGCAGGTGAACTGCGCCCTGCCCGGCAACATCGGCCGGCGCAAACGCTGGAATCACTGGTGCATCACCACGCCGCACTGGATGCTCACGCTGACCTTCGCCAACCTGGACTACATCAGCTACGGCGCGGCGCACTTTCTCGACCTGGACACCGGCAAGCTCACCTCGCACACCCAGCTGCTGAGTTTCGGGCGCGGCTGTCACCTGCCGGACAGCGCCCTGGAAAGCCACGAATTCAGTCACGAACGCCTGCAACTCAAGGCCCACGACAACGGCAGTGCGGTTCGCCTCACCGCCATCGCGCCGGACATCGGCAACCCGCCGCTGCAGGTGGCCCTGGACATCCTGCGCCCCGCGCACCTGGACTCGGTCAACCTGGTCTGCCCGATGGCCGGCAACAGCTTTCATGCCACTTCCCGCCAACTGGGACTCCCGGTCAGCGGCACGTTGCAGCTGGACGGACGCCAGTACCAGTGCCCGCCGGGACAGAGCTTCGCCTCGCTGGACTTCGGCCGCGGCGTCTGGCCACTGCGCAGCCACTGGACCCGCGCCGCGTTTTCCGCACCCGGCGGCATTGCCGGCAACTTTGGCTCCGGCTGGACCGACCACAGCGGCCTCTCGGAAAACGCCCTGTGGTTTGGCGGCGAACTGCGGCACCTGGAAACCGCCGTGGACATCATCCAGAACCCGCAAGGCCCGCTCGCGCCCTGGCGTGTGAGCATGCCCGACGAGCAGGTCGAACTGACTTTCACCCCGCGCCAGCACCACCAGGCACGGCCGACGTTCGGCCCGTTCTTCGCCGATACACGCCAGTGGTTCGGCAGCTTCGACGGGGTGCTGCGCGGGCCGCGCGGAGAGAAGGTGCCTGTGGCCAGCGCCGTGGGCTGGCTCGGCTGCACCCAAGCCCGCTGGTGA
- a CDS encoding NAD(P)H-dependent oxidoreductase, with product MAEDVKSGATPLEGDGKRILMILGTPKAESLCHALGEAYAIGARREGHVVRQLKLGEMQFDPILRDGYNHSQALEPDLLEAQRQIHWAEHLVFVYPVWWGGIPALLKGFFDRVFLPGFAFKYRNRSQLWDKLLKGRTADLLVTLDTPPWYFRWIYGAPGHRQMTRTILGFTGIKTRRLAEFAPVRPSSEAQRQAWLRRAELLGGRA from the coding sequence ATGGCTGAAGACGTGAAGAGTGGCGCCACCCCGCTGGAAGGCGACGGCAAACGCATCCTGATGATCCTCGGTACGCCCAAGGCCGAGAGCCTGTGCCATGCCCTCGGCGAAGCCTACGCCATCGGCGCGCGGCGCGAAGGCCATGTGGTGCGCCAGCTGAAGCTGGGCGAAATGCAGTTCGACCCGATCCTGCGTGACGGCTACAACCATAGCCAGGCACTGGAGCCGGACCTGCTCGAAGCGCAGCGGCAGATCCACTGGGCCGAGCACCTGGTGTTCGTCTACCCGGTCTGGTGGGGCGGCATTCCGGCGCTGCTCAAGGGTTTCTTCGACCGCGTGTTCCTGCCCGGTTTCGCCTTCAAGTACCGCAACCGCTCGCAACTCTGGGACAAACTGCTCAAGGGCCGCACCGCCGACCTGTTGGTGACCCTGGACACGCCACCCTGGTATTTCCGCTGGATCTACGGCGCGCCGGGCCACCGGCAGATGACCCGGACCATCCTCGGTTTCACCGGCATCAAGACTCGTCGCCTGGCCGAATTCGCCCCCGTGCGGCCATCGTCCGAAGCCCAGCGCCAGGCCTGGCTGCGCCGCGCGGAGCTGCTCGGTGGTCGGGCCTGA
- the pap gene encoding polyphosphate:AMP phosphotransferase: MFESAELGHAIDKETFDAAVPALREALLEAQFELKQLQRFPVIVLINGVEGAGKGETVKLLNEWMDPRLIQVSTFDQQTDEELARPPAWRYWRQLPPKGQIGVFFGNWYSQMLQGRVHGYIKTAQLDQAIDGALSLEQMLCNEGALIFKFWFHLSKKRMKARLKELHEDPLRSWRISPLDWQQSKTYDKFVRYGERVLRRTSRDFAPWYVIEGADEYYRSLTMGRILLDGLQAALKAKAPPVSPPHSAPLTASFDQISLLDSLDLSQQLDKLVYREQLDIEQARLATLLRDKRMRRHSLVAVFEGNDAAGKGGAIRRVAAALDPRQYRIVSIAAPTEEERAQPYLWRFWRHVPARGKFTLFDRSWYGRVLVERVEGFCQPADWLRAYGEINDFEEQLSDAGVVLVKFWLAIDQETQFERFKERENTPFKRFKITEEDWRNRDKWDAYREAVGDMVDRTSTTIAPWTLVEANDKRFARIKVLRTINDALEAAFERR; the protein is encoded by the coding sequence ATGTTCGAGTCAGCGGAATTGGGTCATGCCATCGACAAGGAGACCTTCGACGCGGCGGTGCCTGCGCTGCGCGAGGCGTTGCTGGAGGCGCAGTTCGAGCTGAAGCAGCTGCAGCGCTTCCCGGTCATCGTGCTGATCAATGGCGTGGAAGGGGCGGGCAAGGGCGAGACGGTCAAGCTGCTCAACGAGTGGATGGACCCGCGGCTGATCCAGGTCAGCACCTTCGACCAGCAGACCGACGAGGAACTGGCGCGTCCGCCGGCCTGGCGCTACTGGCGCCAGTTGCCGCCCAAGGGGCAGATCGGCGTGTTCTTCGGCAACTGGTACAGCCAGATGCTGCAGGGGCGCGTGCACGGCTACATCAAGACCGCCCAGCTGGACCAGGCCATCGACGGCGCCCTGAGCCTGGAGCAGATGCTCTGCAACGAGGGTGCGCTGATCTTCAAGTTCTGGTTCCACCTGTCCAAGAAACGCATGAAGGCGCGCCTCAAGGAGCTGCACGAAGACCCGCTGCGCAGCTGGCGCATCAGCCCGCTGGACTGGCAGCAGTCGAAGACCTACGACAAGTTCGTGCGCTATGGCGAGCGCGTGCTGCGCCGAACCAGCCGCGATTTTGCCCCCTGGTACGTGATCGAGGGAGCTGACGAGTACTACCGCAGCCTGACCATGGGCCGCATCCTTCTCGACGGTCTGCAGGCCGCGCTCAAGGCCAAGGCGCCGCCGGTGTCGCCGCCGCACAGCGCGCCGCTGACTGCCAGCTTCGATCAGATCAGCCTGCTCGACAGCCTTGACCTGAGCCAGCAGCTGGACAAGCTCGTCTATCGCGAGCAGCTGGATATCGAGCAGGCGCGCCTGGCCACCTTGCTGCGCGACAAACGCATGCGCCGGCATTCGCTGGTGGCGGTGTTCGAAGGCAACGACGCGGCCGGCAAGGGCGGTGCGATTCGCCGTGTCGCCGCGGCGCTGGACCCGCGCCAGTACCGCATCGTCTCGATTGCCGCGCCGACCGAGGAGGAGCGGGCGCAGCCCTATCTGTGGCGCTTCTGGCGGCATGTGCCGGCGCGCGGCAAGTTCACCCTGTTCGACCGTTCCTGGTACGGCCGGGTATTGGTCGAGCGGGTGGAAGGCTTCTGCCAGCCCGCCGACTGGCTGCGGGCGTATGGCGAGATCAACGATTTCGAGGAGCAGCTCAGCGATGCCGGCGTGGTGCTGGTGAAGTTCTGGCTGGCGATCGATCAGGAGACCCAGTTCGAGCGTTTCAAGGAGCGCGAGAACACGCCGTTCAAACGTTTCAAGATCACCGAAGAAGACTGGCGCAACCGCGACAAGTGGGACGCCTATCGCGAGGCGGTGGGCGACATGGTCGATCGCACCAGTACCACCATCGCGCCCTGGACGCTGGTGGAAGCCAACGACAAGCGCTTTGCCCGCATCAAGGTACTGCGCACCATCAACGACGCCCTGGAGGCGGCGTTCGAGCGACGCTGA
- a CDS encoding N-acetylglutaminylglutamine amidotransferase, whose protein sequence is MCGIAGELRFDQRPADLAAVERITHHLSPRGPDAHGFHSQGPVALGHRRLKIMDLAEASGQPMIDSDLGLSMVFNGAIYNYPELRAELAGLGYRFFSDGDTEVLLKGYHAWGQNLLPKLNGMFAFAVWERDSQQLFIARDRLGVKPLYLSQTDQRLRFASTLPALLQGGDIDGTLDPVALNQYLNFHAVVPAPRTILAGVKKLPPATWMRIDANGNTRQETWWQLDYGPRADEQNFTLVDWRDHVLEGLRDAVAIRQRAAVDVGVLLSGGVDSSMLVALLREAGVDNLSTFSIGFQDAGGERGDEFHYSDLIAQRFATRHHQLRIDESEIIQQLPSAFRAMSEPMVSHDCIAFYLLSREVAKHCKVVQSGQGADELFAGYHWYPLVDGAEDAYTAYRQAFFDRDHDEYAASVMPAWLGEDHAGEFVRQHFALPGADAAVDKALRLDSTVMLVDDPVKRVDNMTMAWGLEARTPFLDYRLVELSARIPGRFKLPDGGKQVLKEAARQVIPAEVIDRPKGYFPVPGLKHLQGDTLGWVRELLTDPSQDRGLFNPSMLDRLLTDPHGQLTPLRGSKLWQLAALNLWLSEHGL, encoded by the coding sequence ATGTGCGGAATAGCAGGAGAGTTACGTTTTGATCAACGCCCGGCCGACTTGGCCGCCGTCGAGCGCATCACCCACCATCTGAGCCCGCGCGGCCCCGACGCGCACGGTTTCCACAGCCAGGGCCCCGTCGCCCTCGGCCACCGCCGGCTGAAGATCATGGATCTTGCCGAAGCCTCCGGGCAGCCAATGATCGACAGTGATCTGGGCCTGTCCATGGTGTTCAACGGTGCCATCTACAACTACCCGGAATTGCGCGCGGAGCTGGCCGGCCTCGGCTATCGCTTCTTTTCCGATGGCGACACCGAGGTGCTGCTCAAGGGCTACCACGCCTGGGGCCAGAACCTGCTGCCGAAACTCAACGGCATGTTCGCCTTCGCCGTCTGGGAGCGTGACAGCCAGCAGCTGTTCATCGCCCGTGACCGCCTCGGCGTGAAGCCGCTGTACCTGTCGCAGACCGACCAGCGCCTGCGCTTCGCCTCGACCCTGCCAGCACTGCTGCAGGGTGGCGACATCGACGGCACGCTGGACCCGGTGGCGCTGAACCAGTACCTCAACTTCCACGCCGTGGTACCGGCGCCGCGCACCATCCTCGCCGGGGTGAAGAAACTGCCGCCGGCGACCTGGATGCGCATCGACGCCAACGGCAACACCCGCCAGGAAACCTGGTGGCAGCTCGATTACGGCCCGCGTGCCGACGAGCAGAATTTCACCCTGGTCGACTGGCGCGATCATGTCCTCGAAGGCCTGCGCGACGCCGTGGCGATCCGCCAGCGCGCCGCCGTGGATGTCGGCGTGCTGCTGTCCGGCGGGGTCGACTCGAGCATGCTGGTGGCGCTGCTGCGCGAAGCTGGCGTGGACAACCTGTCGACCTTCTCCATCGGCTTCCAGGATGCCGGCGGCGAACGCGGTGACGAGTTCCACTATTCGGACCTCATCGCCCAGCGCTTCGCCACGCGCCATCACCAGCTGCGCATCGACGAAAGCGAGATCATCCAGCAGCTGCCATCGGCCTTCCGTGCGATGAGCGAGCCGATGGTCAGCCATGACTGCATCGCCTTCTATCTGCTCTCGCGCGAAGTGGCCAAGCACTGCAAGGTGGTGCAGAGCGGCCAGGGCGCCGACGAGCTGTTCGCCGGTTACCACTGGTACCCGCTGGTGGACGGCGCCGAAGATGCCTACACGGCCTATCGCCAGGCGTTCTTCGACCGCGACCACGACGAATACGCCGCCAGCGTTATGCCCGCCTGGCTGGGTGAAGACCACGCCGGCGAATTCGTTCGCCAGCACTTCGCCCTGCCTGGCGCCGATGCCGCGGTGGACAAAGCGCTGCGCCTGGACAGCACGGTGATGCTGGTCGACGACCCGGTCAAACGCGTCGACAACATGACCATGGCCTGGGGCCTGGAGGCACGCACGCCGTTCCTCGACTACCGCCTGGTCGAACTGTCGGCGCGCATTCCGGGGCGCTTCAAGCTGCCCGATGGCGGCAAGCAGGTGCTCAAGGAAGCCGCACGCCAGGTCATCCCGGCCGAAGTCATCGACCGGCCCAAGGGCTACTTCCCGGTGCCCGGCCTCAAGCACCTGCAGGGCGACACCCTCGGCTGGGTGCGCGAATTGCTGACCGACCCGAGCCAGGACCGCGGCCTGTTCAACCCGAGCATGCTCGACCGCCTGCTGACCGACCCACACGGCCAGCTCACCCCGCTGCGCGGCTCGAAACTGTGGCAACTGGCGGCGCTGAACCTGTGGCTCAGCGAACACGGCCTATAG
- a CDS encoding class II fumarate hydratase has translation MSRIETDSIGAIEVPPDAYWGAQTQRSLINFAIGEQRMPLAVLHALALIKKAAARVNNRIGDLPPDLARLIEQAADEVLAGEHDEQFPLVVWQTGSGTQSNMNVNEVIAGRANELAGQGRGGKSPVHPNDHVNRAQSSNDSFPTAMHIAAVQAVQQQLLPALAELSGGLAEQATRHKHLVKTGRTHMMDATPITFGQELSAFVAQLDYADRAIRGALPAVCELAQGGTAVGTGLNAPHGFGEAMAAELAALSGLPFITAPNKFAALSGHEPLTSLSGALKTLAVALMKIANDLRLLGSGPRAGFAEVRLPANEPGSSIMPGKVNPTQCEALSMLACQVLGNDSTIAFAASQGHLQLNVFKPVIIHNLLQSIRLLADGCRNFNEHCIAGLEPDARQMAAHLERGLMLVTALNPHIGYDKAAEIAKKAYGEGLSLREAALQLGYLSNEQFDAWVRPENMLESGQHG, from the coding sequence ATGAGCCGTATCGAAACCGACAGCATCGGTGCCATCGAAGTCCCGCCTGACGCTTACTGGGGCGCGCAAACCCAGCGTTCGCTGATCAACTTCGCCATCGGTGAACAGCGCATGCCGCTGGCCGTGCTGCATGCCCTGGCCCTGATCAAGAAGGCTGCCGCACGGGTCAACAACCGCATCGGCGATCTGCCCCCGGACCTCGCCCGCCTGATCGAGCAGGCCGCGGATGAAGTGCTGGCCGGTGAGCACGACGAACAGTTCCCGCTGGTGGTCTGGCAGACCGGCAGCGGCACGCAGAGCAACATGAACGTCAACGAGGTGATCGCCGGTCGCGCCAACGAACTGGCCGGCCAGGGCCGCGGCGGCAAGAGCCCGGTGCATCCCAACGATCACGTCAACCGCGCACAGAGCTCCAACGACAGCTTTCCCACAGCCATGCACATCGCCGCGGTGCAGGCCGTGCAGCAGCAGTTGTTGCCGGCCCTCGCCGAGCTCTCCGGCGGCCTGGCCGAACAGGCCACGCGCCACAAGCACCTGGTGAAGACCGGGCGCACGCACATGATGGACGCTACACCGATCACCTTCGGCCAGGAGTTGTCAGCCTTCGTCGCCCAACTCGATTACGCCGACAGAGCCATCCGCGGCGCCCTGCCGGCGGTCTGCGAACTGGCCCAGGGCGGCACCGCCGTGGGCACCGGCCTGAACGCCCCGCACGGTTTCGGCGAAGCCATGGCCGCCGAGCTGGCCGCCCTCTCCGGCCTGCCCTTCATCACCGCGCCGAACAAATTCGCCGCGCTGTCCGGCCATGAGCCGCTGACCAGCCTCTCCGGCGCGCTGAAGACCCTCGCCGTGGCGCTGATGAAGATCGCCAACGACCTGCGCCTGCTCGGCTCCGGCCCGCGCGCCGGGTTCGCCGAAGTACGCCTGCCAGCCAACGAGCCAGGCAGCTCGATCATGCCGGGCAAGGTCAACCCGACCCAGTGCGAGGCGCTGTCGATGCTGGCCTGCCAGGTGCTCGGCAACGACAGCACCATCGCCTTCGCCGCGAGCCAGGGCCATCTGCAGCTGAATGTGTTCAAGCCGGTGATCATCCACAACCTGCTGCAATCCATCCGCCTGCTGGCCGACGGCTGCCGTAACTTCAACGAACACTGCATCGCCGGCCTGGAGCCGGACGCCAGGCAGATGGCCGCGCACCTGGAACGCGGACTGATGCTGGTTACCGCGCTGAACCCGCACATCGGCTACGACAAGGCCGCGGAAATTGCCAAGAAGGCCTATGGCGAAGGCCTCAGCCTGCGTGAGGCGGCCCTGCAGCTCGGCTACCTGAGCAATGAACAATTCGACGCCTGGGTGCGCCCGGAAAACATGCTGGAGTCGGGTCAACATGGCTGA
- a CDS encoding DUF6316 family protein — MFGQRTLDPAPGTHYRSERVSAVNGHYFFSTREGTLEGPYFTRIDAEREIAFYIRRMQQANDIIESRVY, encoded by the coding sequence ATGTTCGGTCAACGCACCCTCGATCCCGCACCGGGAACCCACTACCGCAGCGAGCGCGTCAGCGCGGTGAACGGCCATTACTTCTTTTCCACACGCGAAGGCACGCTGGAAGGCCCCTACTTCACCCGCATCGATGCCGAGCGCGAAATCGCCTTCTACATCCGCCGCATGCAGCAGGCCAACGACATCATCGAAAGCCGCGTGTACTGA
- a CDS encoding DUF2059 domain-containing protein, with the protein MSRLRLLCTALLFAASGQAFADAASHAAQAERFLELTRADKLAAPVYAQVQQMFAQRFAEAQAPADKKALLESYQAKANTALNRAIGWDKLQPDMVKLYTTTFTEAELKELMAFYESPVGRKVLEKMPMLAGQSVQISQARLQSAVPEVNKLLEQMSVELGGTPVQP; encoded by the coding sequence ATGAGCCGTTTGCGCCTCCTCTGTACCGCCCTGCTGTTCGCCGCCAGCGGCCAGGCCTTCGCCGACGCCGCCAGCCACGCCGCCCAGGCCGAGCGCTTTCTCGAGCTGACCCGTGCCGACAAGCTGGCTGCCCCGGTGTATGCCCAGGTGCAGCAGATGTTCGCCCAGCGCTTCGCCGAAGCCCAGGCCCCGGCCGACAAGAAGGCGTTGCTGGAGAGCTACCAGGCCAAGGCCAACACGGCGCTGAACCGTGCCATCGGCTGGGACAAGCTGCAGCCGGACATGGTCAAGCTGTACACCACCACGTTCACCGAGGCTGAGCTGAAGGAACTGATGGCGTTCTACGAGAGCCCGGTCGGGCGCAAGGTCCTGGAAAAGATGCCGATGCTCGCCGGACAGTCGGTACAGATCTCCCAGGCGCGTCTGCAGAGCGCCGTACCGGAAGTGAACAAGCTGCTCGAGCAGATGAGTGTCGAGCTGGGCGGTACGCCCGTTCAGCCGTGA
- the mnmC gene encoding bifunctional tRNA (5-methylaminomethyl-2-thiouridine)(34)-methyltransferase MnmD/FAD-dependent 5-carboxymethylaminomethyl-2-thiouridine(34) oxidoreductase MnmC: MPDSNYAQLDWDDHGQPHSRQFDDVYFSREDGLGETRHVFLAINDLAARFAALPAGGRLVIGETGFGTGTNFLCAWQLFSQSAPGDACLHFVSVEKYPLSHADLQRALALWPELAPWSEPLLEQYVAVHPGFQRILLDGGRVVLTLLIGDALEMLPQLDARIDAWFLDGFAPAKNPQMWNLPLYQQLARLSAPGATLSTFASTGYVRRGLVEAGFVMRRVPGYGKKWENLRGDFPMQAEAPGKPWFARPRRAPGKRTALVIGAGMAGCATAASLAARGWQVTLLERHAHIASEASGNPQGVLYLKLSAHGTALSQLIVAGFGHTRRQLQRLQAGQDWAACGVLQLALDEKEQQRQTQLAAAFPADLLHSLSREQAQAIAGVDLPGGGLFFPQAGWAHPPALCQALIEHPNIRLLTHHEALQLQRDGEQWQALADDQVLASASVVVLAGAAEVRRFAPAAELPLKRIRGQITRVPQTDSSTALACVVCAEGYVAPVRNGEHTLGASFDFHSEDTATTTAEHASNLDLLREISSDLSTRLHVDQLDPAALQGRAAFRCTSPDYLPIVGPLADSAAFAEAYAVLRKDARQIPDTPCPWLNGLYVNSGHGSRGLITAPLSGELLAAWLDDEPLPVSRSVAEACHPNRFALRKLIRG; this comes from the coding sequence ATGCCCGACTCCAACTATGCCCAGCTCGACTGGGACGACCACGGCCAGCCGCATTCGCGGCAGTTCGACGACGTGTACTTTTCCCGCGAGGACGGCCTTGGCGAAACCCGCCACGTGTTCCTCGCCATCAACGACCTGGCCGCGCGCTTCGCCGCGCTGCCGGCCGGTGGGCGCCTGGTCATCGGTGAAACGGGTTTCGGCACTGGCACCAACTTCCTCTGTGCCTGGCAGCTGTTCAGCCAGAGCGCGCCAGGTGACGCGTGTCTGCACTTCGTCAGCGTGGAAAAGTACCCGCTGAGCCACGCCGACCTGCAACGGGCGCTGGCCCTGTGGCCGGAACTGGCGCCGTGGAGCGAGCCACTGCTGGAGCAGTACGTGGCGGTGCACCCCGGCTTCCAGCGCATCCTCCTGGACGGCGGCCGCGTGGTGCTGACCCTGTTGATCGGCGACGCGCTGGAGATGCTGCCGCAGCTCGATGCGCGTATCGATGCCTGGTTTCTCGACGGCTTCGCCCCGGCGAAGAACCCGCAGATGTGGAACCTGCCGCTGTACCAGCAGCTCGCCCGACTGTCGGCACCCGGTGCGACGCTGAGCACCTTTGCCAGCACCGGCTACGTGCGCCGCGGCCTGGTCGAGGCCGGCTTCGTCATGCGCCGCGTACCGGGCTACGGCAAGAAGTGGGAGAACCTGCGCGGCGACTTCCCCATGCAGGCCGAAGCACCCGGCAAACCCTGGTTCGCCCGCCCACGCCGGGCGCCAGGCAAACGCACGGCGCTGGTGATCGGCGCCGGCATGGCCGGTTGTGCAACGGCGGCAAGCCTGGCCGCACGCGGCTGGCAGGTGACGCTGCTGGAGCGTCACGCGCACATCGCCAGCGAGGCGTCCGGCAACCCGCAGGGCGTGCTGTACCTCAAGCTGTCCGCCCACGGCACCGCGCTGTCGCAACTGATCGTCGCCGGCTTCGGCCATACCCGCCGCCAGCTGCAGCGCCTGCAGGCCGGTCAGGACTGGGCTGCCTGTGGCGTGCTGCAACTGGCACTGGATGAAAAGGAACAACAGCGCCAGACGCAGCTCGCCGCGGCGTTCCCCGCCGACCTGCTGCACAGCCTGAGCCGCGAACAGGCGCAGGCCATTGCCGGTGTCGACTTGCCGGGTGGCGGCCTGTTCTTCCCGCAAGCCGGCTGGGCACATCCGCCGGCGCTGTGCCAAGCACTGATCGAGCACCCGAACATCCGCCTGCTGACGCACCACGAGGCGCTGCAACTGCAGCGTGACGGCGAACAGTGGCAGGCGTTGGCCGACGACCAGGTGCTGGCCAGCGCCAGCGTCGTGGTACTGGCCGGTGCCGCCGAAGTGCGTCGTTTCGCCCCGGCTGCCGAGCTGCCGCTCAAGCGCATCCGCGGGCAAATCACCCGCGTGCCGCAAACCGACAGCAGCACGGCGCTGGCCTGTGTGGTCTGCGCCGAGGGCTATGTGGCGCCGGTACGCAATGGCGAGCACACGCTGGGCGCGAGCTTCGACTTCCATAGCGAAGACACCGCGACGACCACCGCCGAGCACGCCAGCAACCTCGACCTGCTGCGCGAGATTTCCAGCGATCTCAGCACCCGCCTGCACGTCGACCAGCTCGATCCCGCGGCCCTGCAGGGCCGCGCCGCCTTCCGCTGCACCAGCCCGGACTACCTGCCCATCGTTGGCCCGCTGGCGGACAGCGCGGCATTCGCCGAGGCCTACGCCGTGCTACGCAAAGACGCACGGCAGATTCCGGACACGCCCTGCCCATGGCTCAACGGCCTGTACGTCAACAGCGGGCACGGCTCGCGCGGGCTGATCACCGCACCGCTGAGCGGCGAGTTGCTGGCCGCCTGGCTCGACGATGAACCGCTGCCGGTGTCGCGCAGCGTGGCCGAAGCCTGCCACCCGAACCGCTTCGCCCTGCGCAAACTGATTCGCGGATGA
- a CDS encoding sulfite exporter TauE/SafE family protein — protein sequence MDGLLLEALSIGTVLGLLLGLTGAGGSLVALPLLLSLHLNLRDAIGVSLGAVALTALVGAIPRARQGLVAWQPVALLSACGLPGNAIGQWLGQFVAEAVLVIAFCLLVLWSAWRMWRNSSLPPRAATPTRYGPLVGIGVGVGVLSGLMGVGGGFLIVPALLAFTSLSMLAATATSMAVIAVVSGGGFVLYLSGAQPSLELLAGLAAGGALGVLCGNRLAVRLGGKLLQRLFALMLVLVSLSLATQKLLGGS from the coding sequence ATCGACGGCCTGCTGCTCGAAGCCCTGAGCATCGGCACCGTGCTCGGTCTGCTGCTCGGCCTTACCGGTGCCGGCGGCTCGCTGGTCGCCCTGCCGCTGCTGCTCAGCCTGCACCTGAACCTGCGCGATGCCATCGGCGTCAGCCTCGGCGCCGTCGCCCTCACCGCGCTGGTCGGCGCCATTCCCCGCGCGCGCCAGGGCCTGGTGGCCTGGCAACCGGTGGCGCTGCTGAGTGCCTGCGGCCTACCCGGCAACGCCATCGGCCAGTGGCTCGGGCAGTTCGTCGCCGAGGCCGTGCTGGTGATCGCCTTCTGCCTGCTGGTGCTGTGGTCGGCTTGGCGCATGTGGCGCAATTCCAGCCTGCCGCCCCGCGCAGCCACGCCGACACGTTACGGCCCGCTGGTCGGCATCGGCGTGGGCGTCGGCGTGCTCTCGGGCCTGATGGGAGTCGGCGGCGGTTTTCTCATCGTGCCGGCGCTGCTGGCCTTCACCTCGCTGTCGATGCTCGCCGCCACGGCCACCTCGATGGCGGTGATCGCCGTGGTGTCCGGCGGCGGCTTCGTGCTCTACCTCAGCGGCGCGCAGCCTTCGCTGGAGCTGCTCGCCGGCCTCGCTGCAGGCGGCGCACTCGGCGTGCTGTGCGGCAACCGCCTGGCCGTGCGCCTGGGCGGCAAGCTGCTGCAGCGGCTGTTTGCCCTGATGCTGGTATTGGTCAGCCTGTCACTGGCCACGCAAAAGCTTCTCGGCGGCAGCTGA